The segment TGTCGACTCCGTCCCGTGCGTGCTGGTCCACTCCCAGGTAGCCGGGCGGCTTGCGGTGCGCGGCGCCGAGGTCCAGTGCGAGCAGCCCGCGCCGCTTGGTCCAGGCGAGCGCGTTGGACTCGATGTATTTGTCGTACAGGGCGACGGTCTCGCGCTGAATGTGCGCGTTGATCTCGGTGTCGCGCTGGGTGTTGTCGGGATGCATGCGTTGCATGTACAGGCATCGCGGGATGCAGTGGAAGTCACCGGCCTGGAAGAGACGGCACATCAAGTCCTGGTCGTCCAGCACCGTGCGGGTGGCGTCGTACCCGCCGACCTGCTCGTAGGTGTCCCTGCGGAACGCCCGCACATGGTTGGGGGCGTACCAGATGTAAGACACGTTGTGCGGCGTCGGCGCCATGGCGATCGCTTGCAGGAGACGGCGACCGTCGACGTCCACCTCCTCGTACTGCCAGCCGTTCGCCTCGTTGAACCGCGTGTCGTCCCGGTTTCCGTCCTCGGTGATCTGAGCGGTGTGGCTGTAGACCAAGACGGCGTCGGGATGTTCGTCGAAGGCCTTCGCCAGTTCCGCCAGGCAGTCCTTCGCCAGCAGGTCGTCGTGGTCGAGCTCGACGAGAATCTCGCCGCGTGCCACTTCGCAGGCACGGCGTTTGGCGGCTCCAACCCCCCGGATGCCGTCCGCGACCTCCAGCCGGACACGGTCGTCGGGGCGTTCCGGCCGCCATCGCGCGCCGTTGTTGAGGAGGACGATCCACTCCCAGTCGGAGCAGGTCTGCGCTTGCAGGGTGGCGAGGCATTCGTCCAGGAAACGCGGTCGGTGGCTGGGGGTGAAGACGGAGAACCTCGGGGTCGGGG is part of the Streptomyces katrae genome and harbors:
- a CDS encoding glycosyltransferase; amino-acid sequence: MTSSPTPRFSVFTPSHRPRFLDECLATLQAQTCSDWEWIVLLNNGARWRPERPDDRVRLEVADGIRGVGAAKRRACEVARGEILVELDHDDLLAKDCLAELAKAFDEHPDAVLVYSHTAQITEDGNRDDTRFNEANGWQYEEVDVDGRRLLQAIAMAPTPHNVSYIWYAPNHVRAFRRDTYEQVGGYDATRTVLDDQDLMCRLFQAGDFHCIPRCLYMQRMHPDNTQRDTEINAHIQRETVALYDKYIESNALAWTKRRGLLALDLGAAHRKPPGYLGVDQHARDGVDIIATLPAPLDLPDNSVGLLRAVDFLEHVPAKVPLINELYRLLAPGGMLLTLTPSSDGRGAYQDPTHVAYYNENSFWYYTDNQYRAFVPEIQARFQNSRLVTYFPTDWHARNQISYVVANLIAMKEGAERCGGPLLV